A region from the Lentimonas sp. CC4 genome encodes:
- a CDS encoding dihydrofolate reductase, which yields MKSFKAIAAMAENRIIGNQGDIPWHLPEDFKWFKKTTMAAILVMGRKTYESIGRPLPGRETFVLSRTPREIPGVHSFTDLEMLDHLETDKTIWIAGGGEIYKQMLPRCSELYLTRVHRTVEGDAAFPEFEDYFELAEVIEKNADFTIERWVNTQ from the coding sequence ATGAAATCTTTTAAAGCGATCGCCGCGATGGCGGAAAACCGAATCATTGGCAATCAAGGCGACATTCCTTGGCACCTACCGGAAGATTTTAAATGGTTTAAAAAGACCACGATGGCGGCGATCCTCGTGATGGGACGCAAGACTTACGAATCGATCGGACGTCCGTTGCCGGGGCGCGAGACATTCGTGCTGAGTCGCACTCCACGCGAGATCCCAGGCGTGCATAGTTTCACAGACCTTGAGATGTTGGATCATCTCGAAACCGACAAAACGATCTGGATTGCTGGCGGTGGTGAAATCTACAAGCAGATGCTCCCCCGCTGCAGCGAACTCTACCTCACGCGCGTGCATCGCACCGTTGAGGGTGACGCAGCCTTCCCTGAATTCGAAGACTACTTTGAACTCGCCGAAGTGATCGAAAAAAACGCCGACTTCACCATCGAGCGCTGGGTCAACACGCAATAG
- a CDS encoding cell division protein FtsZ codes for MSHELDSLSSHATPRADPKIKIIGVGGAGTNAVGALNLEGFDSVQLAAINTDAQALASSSITEKLMIGRSVTRGLGAGGEVDIGRAAAESDRDAIAALIGDLDLIIMVVGFGGGTGSAAAPIVAEVAAKTDALVLAFVTLPFSFEGQRRKSIADEGLGELRKLVHGVIPLPNDVLLQEGEEDTSVLNAFAITDRWIGRGVNSLCAMLLKTGIVNLDLGSLRSVFQGQGGKTVFGTGVATGGDYVKDALDDLFICPLLHLGDRPTQLDRILVNVIGGADLPISRVNDIVSQVSKRFGSREDIVFGAVLDQSRCESLEICVLGKAEMERRQVPVQQVKPVEVVTSPSEVMEGLGLQSEISQDDLPLQPVHETKLGRKKKLVNDDQDEFTFNEVDAQRGYFEKTDRNDYKDEDLDVPTYLRRGIKIKLKV; via the coding sequence TTGAGCCACGAACTAGACAGTTTAAGTAGTCACGCTACGCCGCGCGCGGATCCGAAGATTAAGATCATCGGTGTCGGGGGGGCGGGCACCAATGCCGTCGGTGCGTTGAACCTTGAGGGGTTTGACAGTGTGCAACTAGCGGCTATCAACACCGATGCGCAGGCGCTTGCGAGTTCTTCAATTACAGAGAAGTTAATGATCGGGCGCAGCGTGACGCGTGGGCTCGGAGCGGGGGGTGAGGTCGATATTGGCCGAGCTGCCGCAGAATCGGATCGCGATGCGATTGCCGCTCTAATCGGTGATCTGGATTTGATCATCATGGTGGTTGGATTTGGCGGCGGCACTGGTAGTGCTGCGGCACCGATTGTCGCTGAAGTCGCCGCGAAGACGGATGCGCTCGTGTTAGCGTTTGTGACTTTGCCTTTTAGTTTTGAAGGGCAACGCCGTAAGAGCATCGCAGATGAAGGTTTGGGCGAGTTGCGCAAGTTAGTGCACGGGGTCATTCCGTTGCCCAATGATGTGCTGCTGCAAGAAGGAGAGGAGGACACGAGTGTGCTCAATGCATTTGCGATTACCGATCGTTGGATCGGCCGCGGGGTGAACTCGCTCTGCGCGATGTTGTTGAAGACTGGTATCGTTAATTTGGATCTCGGTTCGCTGCGTTCCGTATTTCAGGGGCAGGGTGGTAAGACGGTTTTTGGCACGGGGGTCGCTACTGGCGGTGACTATGTGAAGGACGCCCTGGATGATCTATTCATCTGCCCGTTGCTGCACTTGGGAGATCGGCCGACGCAGCTGGATCGAATTTTGGTGAATGTCATTGGTGGTGCCGATCTACCGATTTCACGGGTCAACGATATTGTATCGCAGGTGTCGAAGCGTTTTGGATCGCGTGAAGATATCGTCTTTGGCGCGGTGTTGGATCAGTCGCGCTGCGAGAGTTTGGAGATCTGCGTGCTCGGCAAGGCCGAGATGGAGCGTCGCCAAGTGCCTGTGCAACAGGTTAAACCAGTTGAAGTCGTTACATCGCCTTCAGAGGTGATGGAAGGATTGGGGCTCCAGTCGGAGATCTCTCAGGATGACCTGCCATTGCAGCCAGTGCATGAGACTAAGCTCGGGCGTAAGAAGAAGCTGGTGAACGATGATCAGGATGAGTTTACCTTTAACGAAGTCGATGCGCAGCGTGGTTATTTCGAAAAGACCGACCGCAACGATTATAAGGATGAAGATCTCGACGTGCCGACGTATCTGCGCCGCGGGATTAAGATTAAGCTGAAGGTGTAA
- a CDS encoding DUF721 domain-containing protein — MNFSKNTEDIIADFRGLPRTATYSSKRPPVQLDNILVLLTEKYKLEQPSAERTLVEHWGEIFGNLAGRCNPVRIKDGRTLIVSVTNQTLRSELQFRKRAVLKKIQALPHCKDVREIVIRG, encoded by the coding sequence ATGAATTTCTCTAAAAATACCGAAGACATCATCGCCGACTTTCGCGGACTCCCGCGCACGGCGACCTACTCTTCGAAACGACCGCCAGTCCAGCTCGACAACATACTCGTCCTGCTCACAGAGAAATACAAACTAGAGCAACCCAGCGCCGAGCGCACACTCGTCGAGCATTGGGGCGAAATTTTCGGCAATCTCGCAGGCCGCTGCAATCCCGTGCGCATCAAAGACGGACGCACTCTCATCGTATCCGTCACCAACCAAACGCTGCGTTCAGAACTTCAATTCCGCAAACGTGCCGTCTTAAAGAAAATTCAAGCACTCCCCCATTGTAAAGATGTCCGCGAAATCGTCATCCGCGGCTAG
- a CDS encoding Na/Pi cotransporter family protein: protein MMRSLKQQRSRLILLCCLAFCCVAAAFGAPESAVEVIEELEVVEVDIAWSTVWMQLFGGLALFLLGMDIMSDAIKAVAGDGLKLFLEKMTGNRFSGAFSGALITGILNSSSVTTVLVVGFISAGLMSLTQAVSIIMGANVGSTFAAQIIAFNVTQYALLPVALGFLVRFIAKGDRARNYGDTVMGLGLIFFGMGLMGAAMTPLRDYQPFLDLMVQMNNPVMGILVGAVFTALIQSSAATTGIAIALASGGSITLEAGVALALGANIGTCVTAILAALGKSRPAVRAAVAHVLINVIGVAAWAFFIPQLCDLIRAISPAAESLTGAERLSVEVPRQIANAHTFFNVANTMVLIWFTGLLAKLCEKIVPDRPEVVKAVIQPKYLDRELLEAPSLALQRVQLEIGHVGSIIDSMFAAFKQAGWEAEAEQLNVIARQEEDIEVLTEHILKYLASMPKEAMSQKDGQQLLLLMTASNYLRSLSGMLKSELVDVVNQARTERVVPSQAMRALMSTVYRTVWEATNLCADAIAKDDPELARQVLERSGVVKQTIDQALEYQAERLSLSDPNRLVIFRVEMEFIDNMKRIYNQAKRVSKHQLKLVKEQFESS, encoded by the coding sequence ATGATGCGTTCCTTAAAGCAGCAACGCAGTCGATTGATTCTGCTGTGTTGTTTGGCTTTTTGTTGTGTGGCTGCCGCTTTTGGTGCGCCTGAGTCTGCGGTTGAGGTGATCGAGGAGCTTGAAGTCGTCGAAGTTGACATCGCTTGGAGCACGGTATGGATGCAGCTCTTTGGTGGGCTTGCGCTGTTTCTGCTCGGGATGGATATTATGTCGGATGCCATTAAAGCGGTGGCGGGCGACGGCCTGAAACTGTTCCTAGAGAAGATGACGGGTAACCGGTTTTCCGGTGCGTTTTCGGGTGCCTTGATCACTGGTATCTTGAATTCATCGTCGGTGACGACGGTATTGGTGGTCGGTTTTATTAGTGCGGGGCTCATGTCGTTGACGCAGGCGGTGAGCATTATCATGGGCGCGAATGTGGGGAGCACGTTCGCAGCTCAAATCATTGCCTTCAATGTGACGCAGTATGCCTTGCTGCCTGTGGCGCTTGGATTTCTCGTGCGCTTTATTGCAAAGGGGGATCGTGCGCGCAATTACGGTGACACGGTGATGGGCTTAGGGCTGATCTTTTTTGGTATGGGGCTGATGGGGGCGGCAATGACTCCGTTACGTGACTATCAACCGTTTCTGGATTTGATGGTTCAGATGAATAATCCCGTGATGGGCATCTTGGTCGGCGCCGTGTTCACTGCGCTGATTCAGTCATCGGCTGCGACGACGGGTATTGCGATTGCTCTGGCGAGTGGTGGGTCGATTACGCTAGAGGCGGGAGTTGCCTTAGCTCTGGGGGCGAATATCGGCACGTGCGTGACGGCGATTTTGGCTGCGCTCGGCAAGTCGCGCCCTGCGGTGCGTGCCGCAGTCGCGCATGTATTGATTAATGTGATCGGTGTCGCAGCGTGGGCGTTCTTTATTCCTCAGCTGTGTGATTTGATTCGAGCGATTTCGCCGGCGGCGGAATCGTTGACCGGGGCAGAGCGTCTGAGTGTTGAAGTGCCACGGCAGATTGCGAACGCACATACGTTTTTTAACGTGGCGAATACAATGGTGTTGATCTGGTTCACTGGATTGTTGGCGAAGTTATGTGAGAAGATCGTGCCGGATCGTCCTGAAGTGGTTAAGGCAGTGATTCAGCCGAAGTATTTGGATCGTGAATTACTGGAGGCACCCAGCTTAGCGCTACAACGGGTGCAGTTGGAGATCGGACACGTCGGCTCGATCATAGACTCGATGTTTGCCGCCTTTAAGCAAGCAGGTTGGGAGGCCGAGGCTGAGCAGCTCAATGTCATTGCTCGACAGGAAGAAGATATCGAGGTTTTGACGGAGCACATTTTGAAGTATCTAGCTTCGATGCCCAAAGAGGCGATGAGCCAGAAGGATGGTCAGCAATTGTTGCTGTTGATGACGGCGAGTAATTATCTGCGCAGCCTGAGTGGTATGTTGAAGTCCGAGTTGGTGGATGTGGTCAATCAAGCGCGCACGGAGCGTGTGGTGCCGAGTCAGGCGATGCGGGCGTTAATGTCGACGGTGTATCGGACTGTCTGGGAAGCGACGAACTTATGTGCCGATGCCATTGCAAAGGATGATCCGGAACTTGCGCGTCAAGTGTTAGAGCGTTCGGGAGTCGTGAAGCAGACCATTGATCAAGCGCTTGAGTATCAGGCCGAGCGACTCTCGTTGAGTGACCCGAATCGCTTAGTGATTTTTCGTGTCGAGATGGAATTTATCGACAATATGAAACGTATCTACAATCAGGCGAAGCGTGTCTCTAAGCATCAGCTGAAACTGGTGAAGGAGCAATTCGAGAGCTCGTAG
- a CDS encoding SCO family protein, which produces MRCLIYSILLPLFAVGSLAAESFSVQGRVLEVLPEAKALRVELTESASSDLSAGQTVDFRVGPGDLEIGYAERLIRAEAVDYSGVWHLERIFPVDGIGAKAMVDVNKQLHDATATMSRRKYVRQGDYIPNFAMIDQHGDFLQIREMRGKAFVLNFIFTRCRAATMCPASTTRMSELQEIAREDGMENLHFVTITFDPEYDSPGILRQYAQSYQLENDNFHLLTATQELVDDLLRQFGILTMEEDGTINHTMATLLVDANGRVAFRKEGSKWTTEEFIEAAKQL; this is translated from the coding sequence ATGCGTTGTCTAATATATAGCATTTTATTGCCACTCTTTGCGGTGGGTTCACTTGCGGCGGAGTCGTTTTCGGTGCAGGGTCGTGTCTTGGAGGTCTTGCCGGAGGCGAAGGCTTTACGGGTTGAGCTCACGGAGTCTGCGAGTTCCGACCTGTCTGCTGGGCAGACTGTGGACTTTCGTGTGGGGCCGGGTGATCTAGAGATCGGCTATGCGGAGCGTTTGATTCGAGCGGAGGCGGTGGATTATAGCGGCGTTTGGCATTTGGAGCGCATCTTTCCTGTAGATGGCATCGGCGCGAAGGCAATGGTCGATGTCAATAAGCAGTTGCATGACGCGACCGCGACGATGAGTCGGCGTAAATATGTGAGGCAGGGTGATTACATTCCCAATTTCGCGATGATCGATCAGCATGGAGACTTTCTGCAAATCCGTGAGATGCGCGGTAAGGCCTTTGTGCTAAACTTTATTTTCACGCGTTGCCGTGCTGCGACGATGTGCCCGGCATCGACCACACGCATGTCGGAGCTGCAGGAGATTGCGCGTGAGGATGGCATGGAGAATTTACATTTTGTGACGATTACCTTTGATCCGGAATATGATTCGCCTGGTATCCTTCGTCAATATGCGCAGAGCTATCAATTAGAGAATGACAACTTTCATCTACTCACTGCGACACAAGAGCTTGTGGATGATTTACTCCGTCAATTTGGGATTTTGACGATGGAGGAAGACGGCACGATCAATCACACCATGGCGACTTTGCTGGTTGACGCGAATGGTCGTGTGGCGTTTCGCAAGGAAGGTTCGAAGTGGACGACTGAAGAATTCATTGAAGCGGCCAAGCAATTGTAG
- the ftsA gene encoding cell division protein FtsA: MSLTRVVAAVEIGTSKVTVLLGEIEGDSGLNIIGHSSCFSKGVKKGVIVDLKAASDCVHAAIMTAEQNAKTRVDEVYLAQTGSHLRGNFNVGTTNVGSSDSIIRPSDIEQAKEDAKRRKLTEVRTYIHHIQNPFSIDGQQVENPLSKEGSRLQVGYWSVHGDSQIVSDSLRVIRGIDLDVSDMIISSIASGAVLLEESEKDNGALVIDIGGGTTDFVLYRKGYIVLTGVVPVGGDHITNDLSIGLRVGRKSAEESKLRNGRAYYKSEDRDEKVWLYGDMTIGDREYPLAAITKIIEARVSEIFDIIKDQLIDAELLVPEDIASGIVLTGGTSRLEGIDEVAQRSLRLPARQSEGPQDVSPELRVPEYSTALGLLHYALTGQEDAQQNSKPTGLFRRLGSILNF, from the coding sequence ATGAGTCTAACCAGAGTGGTCGCTGCTGTTGAAATTGGAACGTCTAAGGTGACGGTTCTTCTTGGCGAAATCGAAGGAGACTCAGGGCTCAATATTATCGGGCATAGCTCGTGCTTTTCGAAAGGGGTGAAGAAGGGCGTGATCGTGGATTTGAAAGCGGCGAGCGATTGTGTGCATGCCGCGATTATGACGGCGGAGCAAAATGCGAAGACGCGCGTCGATGAAGTATATTTAGCGCAGACTGGAAGTCATTTACGCGGTAATTTTAATGTGGGCACGACGAATGTCGGCTCCTCGGATTCGATTATTCGTCCTTCGGATATCGAGCAGGCGAAGGAAGATGCGAAGCGTCGTAAGTTGACCGAGGTCAGAACTTATATTCATCATATTCAGAATCCATTTTCGATTGATGGTCAACAAGTGGAGAACCCGCTTTCGAAAGAAGGTTCGCGCCTGCAAGTCGGTTATTGGTCGGTGCATGGCGATAGCCAGATCGTGAGCGATAGCCTTCGTGTGATTCGTGGGATTGATCTCGATGTGAGTGATATGATCATATCGAGCATCGCTTCGGGGGCAGTGCTACTGGAAGAGTCGGAGAAGGATAATGGTGCCTTGGTGATTGATATTGGTGGAGGCACTACGGATTTTGTGCTCTATCGTAAAGGTTACATCGTCCTAACAGGCGTGGTGCCTGTCGGCGGTGATCATATTACCAATGATCTGAGCATCGGCTTACGTGTCGGCCGTAAAAGTGCCGAAGAGTCGAAACTACGAAACGGTCGCGCCTATTATAAGAGTGAAGACCGCGACGAGAAGGTGTGGCTCTATGGTGATATGACGATCGGAGATCGTGAATATCCTCTGGCGGCGATTACTAAGATTATTGAGGCGCGCGTATCTGAGATTTTTGATATCATTAAGGATCAGTTGATTGATGCGGAATTACTCGTGCCTGAGGATATTGCCTCGGGAATCGTATTGACGGGCGGAACTTCGCGTCTCGAAGGTATTGACGAGGTCGCGCAGCGAAGTCTCAGATTGCCGGCGCGTCAGTCTGAGGGGCCGCAAGATGTTTCACCAGAGCTCCGTGTGCCAGAATATAGCACGGCGCTTGGACTCTTACATTATGCATTGACTGGTCAGGAAGATGCGCAGCAAAACTCGAAGCCGACGGGGCTCTTTCGTCGACTTGGTAGCATTTTAAATTTTTAA
- a CDS encoding thymidylate synthase, producing the protein MKNYLDLLRTVLETGTYRDDRTGTGTYSIFGAQARFSLEPDFPLLTTKKLHLRSIIHELLWFLKGDTNIKYLKDNKVRIWDEWADENGDLGRVYGAQWTDWRASDGSSTNQIAEVIDSIKNNPDSRRHMVCAWNPGEIKHMALPPCHALFQFYVCNGELSCQLYQRSADIFLGVPFNIASYALLTQMIAQVCGLKAKEFVHTFGDLHLYANHVEQAKLQLSREPRPLPQMKLNPDVMAIDGFTIDDFELVNYDPHPTIKAPIAV; encoded by the coding sequence ATGAAAAACTATCTGGATCTCCTTCGCACTGTCCTCGAAACCGGCACGTATCGTGACGACCGCACCGGCACTGGCACCTACTCTATTTTTGGCGCACAAGCGCGCTTCTCACTAGAGCCAGACTTCCCCCTGCTCACTACGAAGAAACTCCACCTGCGCTCGATCATCCATGAGCTACTCTGGTTTTTAAAAGGCGACACCAACATCAAATATTTGAAGGATAATAAAGTCCGCATCTGGGATGAATGGGCAGACGAAAACGGCGACCTCGGCCGCGTATATGGTGCACAATGGACAGATTGGCGCGCCAGCGATGGCAGCAGCACCAATCAGATCGCAGAAGTCATCGACTCGATTAAAAACAATCCAGACAGCCGCCGTCACATGGTGTGCGCGTGGAACCCAGGCGAAATCAAACACATGGCGCTCCCTCCCTGCCATGCGCTCTTCCAATTCTACGTCTGCAACGGCGAGCTCAGTTGCCAACTTTATCAACGTAGCGCCGACATTTTCCTAGGCGTGCCATTCAACATCGCATCCTACGCACTACTCACTCAAATGATCGCCCAAGTGTGCGGGCTCAAAGCCAAGGAATTCGTCCACACTTTCGGCGATCTACACCTCTATGCCAACCACGTTGAGCAAGCCAAGCTACAACTCTCCCGCGAACCGCGCCCGCTGCCGCAGATGAAACTCAACCCCGACGTGATGGCTATCGATGGCTTCACCATCGACGACTTTGAGTTGGTCAACTACGACCCGCACCCAACCATCAAGGCACCGATTGCTGTGTAG
- a CDS encoding DUF805 domain-containing protein: MSKSFLSSEGGIGRVKFILSLVVLIALTAGIGYGADYFFTHPEYFHHGTFGTLGIFCAIIGALICSMIGLMQLLKRLRDMGKGAYMTLWMLVPGVNVLFLLYACVAPSKTA; this comes from the coding sequence ATGAGCAAAAGTTTTTTAAGTTCTGAAGGCGGCATTGGCCGTGTTAAATTCATTCTGAGCCTTGTCGTGCTGATCGCGTTGACTGCCGGTATTGGCTACGGTGCGGATTATTTTTTCACGCATCCGGAGTATTTCCACCATGGGACCTTTGGCACTTTGGGGATTTTCTGCGCGATCATTGGCGCATTGATCTGCTCGATGATCGGGTTGATGCAGTTACTCAAGCGTCTGCGTGATATGGGCAAGGGCGCATACATGACGCTTTGGATGTTGGTTCCAGGAGTGAACGTCTTGTTCTTGCTCTACGCGTGTGTGGCTCCGTCGAAGACTGCATAG
- a CDS encoding nuclear transport factor 2 family protein has protein sequence MTPNQKTVLVVAALVALCIASLFWNVDWDARAIDKQLNELADLVEKSEPESAFEALGRSRRVADLFTDSCEIEYLPQRSSLSGADSISAAFLSVRNAIETASVGLSQHTIAVDADAARAESSVRASAKVATRGGDDWRDRLNYRIVWEKVEGEWLIRQIWIKDDR, from the coding sequence ATGACACCCAATCAGAAAACAGTGCTCGTTGTGGCGGCTTTGGTTGCCTTATGCATCGCGTCCCTCTTTTGGAATGTCGATTGGGATGCGCGTGCGATTGATAAACAACTCAATGAGCTGGCGGATTTGGTCGAAAAGTCAGAACCAGAATCGGCGTTCGAGGCGTTGGGGCGTAGTCGCCGAGTCGCCGACTTGTTTACAGATTCGTGCGAGATCGAGTATTTGCCGCAGCGCTCGAGTCTGTCTGGGGCAGATTCCATCAGTGCTGCCTTTTTGAGTGTGCGAAATGCAATTGAGACTGCGTCTGTGGGCTTGAGCCAGCATACCATTGCGGTGGATGCCGATGCCGCGCGCGCGGAGTCTTCCGTTCGGGCTAGCGCTAAAGTTGCGACGCGTGGTGGTGATGACTGGCGCGATCGTTTGAACTACCGTATTGTCTGGGAAAAGGTAGAGGGGGAGTGGTTGATTCGGCAAATCTGGATCAAAGACGATCGATAG
- the ppk2 gene encoding polyphosphate kinase 2, with translation MPKKKKKPVSVSKTSTPEKLSNKFYEEEIERLQTELVHLQHWVVEQGLRIVVVFEGRDAAGKGGVIKRISERVSPRIFRTVALPAPSEREKTQLYFQRYIAHMPAAGEVVLFDRSWYNRAGVEKVMGFCTKKQHADFLKICPNFERWITDQGIVLVKYWLDVNNEEQEKRFLKRVHDPKRRWKLSPMDLESRGRWYDYSKARDEMLEATDTEWAPWNLVDSNDKKRARLNCISHLLDQIPYETMKEELIKLPKRSKKGAYDTAASVADRNWIPEKY, from the coding sequence ATGCCTAAAAAGAAGAAAAAGCCTGTTTCTGTCTCGAAAACGTCAACACCTGAGAAGCTCTCAAATAAATTCTATGAGGAGGAAATTGAGCGGTTGCAGACAGAATTAGTTCATTTACAGCATTGGGTGGTTGAGCAAGGACTACGAATTGTTGTGGTGTTTGAAGGACGTGATGCTGCCGGTAAGGGGGGCGTGATCAAACGGATTAGTGAACGTGTCAGTCCGCGTATTTTTCGCACCGTGGCGCTGCCAGCTCCGAGTGAGCGGGAAAAGACGCAGCTGTATTTTCAGCGTTATATCGCACATATGCCTGCTGCTGGTGAGGTCGTTTTGTTTGATCGTAGTTGGTATAACCGTGCGGGGGTCGAGAAAGTAATGGGGTTTTGCACCAAGAAGCAGCATGCTGATTTTTTGAAGATCTGCCCGAACTTTGAACGATGGATCACTGATCAAGGCATCGTGCTGGTGAAGTATTGGTTGGATGTTAACAATGAGGAGCAGGAGAAACGCTTCCTGAAACGGGTGCATGACCCAAAGCGCCGTTGGAAGTTAAGTCCGATGGACTTGGAATCGCGTGGTCGCTGGTATGACTATTCGAAGGCGCGCGACGAAATGCTGGAAGCGACGGATACCGAATGGGCACCATGGAATTTAGTCGATTCCAATGATAAGAAGCGAGCGCGCTTAAATTGTATTTCGCATTTATTGGATCAGATTCCGTATGAGACGATGAAAGAGGAACTGATCAAGTTGCCGAAGCGTTCAAAGAAGGGCGCTTATGACACTGCGGCGTCGGTGGCCGATCGTAATTGGATTCCTGAAAAGTATTAG
- a CDS encoding DMT family transporter — protein sequence MSWIILSILSALFLGFYDLAKKHALRENAVFPVLFFGIVTSACVWLPFIIWSHWSPESYPAADFLITPIGLHAHGLLFFKSALVAGSWIFGYFALKHLPLSIAGPIRATSPLWTILLATCLMGESPNSWQWIGIAIVLASFYAFSFVGKKEGIHFHRDKWVGYMIIATLVGACSAIYDKYLLQTVGLRPADVQAWFSIYLVPAMAPFYLLWLKGAWKRGTFQWRWTIPLIGCCLLIADFLYFTAITQDDALISVISPVRRTSVVVTFLGGIYLHGEKNVRIKAICIGALLIGITLLKLKSGN from the coding sequence ATGTCTTGGATTATACTCAGCATATTATCAGCGCTCTTTCTTGGTTTCTACGACCTGGCCAAGAAGCATGCGCTCCGTGAAAACGCGGTATTCCCCGTGCTCTTCTTCGGCATCGTTACCAGCGCCTGCGTTTGGCTGCCCTTCATCATCTGGTCGCACTGGTCGCCCGAGTCTTACCCCGCCGCTGATTTCTTGATCACTCCGATTGGCTTGCACGCGCATGGCCTCTTGTTTTTCAAATCCGCGTTGGTAGCAGGTTCTTGGATATTTGGCTACTTCGCGCTCAAGCACCTTCCGCTTTCGATCGCGGGACCGATCCGCGCCACCAGCCCGCTTTGGACGATCCTACTCGCAACCTGCCTGATGGGTGAAAGCCCCAATAGCTGGCAATGGATCGGTATCGCTATCGTATTGGCATCTTTCTACGCCTTCTCATTTGTCGGCAAAAAAGAAGGCATTCACTTCCACCGCGACAAGTGGGTCGGTTACATGATCATCGCCACGCTCGTAGGCGCTTGCAGTGCGATCTATGACAAATATCTACTACAAACCGTCGGACTACGCCCCGCCGATGTGCAGGCATGGTTCTCCATCTATTTGGTGCCAGCGATGGCTCCCTTTTACCTGCTCTGGCTCAAAGGCGCATGGAAGCGCGGCACCTTTCAGTGGCGGTGGACGATTCCATTAATCGGTTGCTGCCTATTGATAGCCGACTTCCTCTACTTCACGGCCATCACCCAGGATGATGCGCTCATTTCAGTCATCTCTCCGGTGCGCCGCACCTCGGTGGTCGTCACATTCCTGGGCGGCATTTACCTACATGGCGAAAAGAACGTCCGCATCAAAGCGATCTGTATCGGAGCACTACTGATTGGCATCACACTGCTTAAGCTAAAAAGCGGGAACTAA
- a CDS encoding serine protease, which translates to MSSPRFISFRSLQLSALLLLSGVTVLGQGFTAKIPDTSESPLERAKRAREELALRLQDEANGVGLETLEEKVARLKRELAAAEAELAARDAIEPMPTASEIESGALVVISSDQSEGSGFIAEMRGRTFLITNIHVLGAARGALIRTLDGEVITLPSYGFISQKRDIALVPIEWEGPTLPLSQSLSFDEVGIGQAVTVVGNSDGAGVGSRLTGEVTGVGPDELQVSAKFVPGNSGSPIMHDELGKVVAIASRLKDFSVKSKWTEDSEQADIRRFGYRLDGEIEWGQIALNDLYQQSELYHRYEDRTKVMWHISYMLQYEDKLMTGYGSHDSLGYLFKNFDRDFQWQRGTNSSHNQRMLKRFVTSLLMELQSDRQSTADALQVDFYRRRYYSIDDVRDEAIRALTRFQDSRLAL; encoded by the coding sequence ATGTCTTCTCCTCGATTTATTAGTTTCCGGTCATTACAGCTGAGCGCGCTCTTGTTACTCAGTGGTGTGACTGTATTGGGGCAGGGCTTCACTGCGAAAATTCCGGATACAAGTGAGTCGCCCTTAGAGCGAGCGAAACGAGCTCGGGAAGAACTTGCACTGCGCTTGCAGGATGAAGCGAATGGGGTCGGTCTGGAGACCTTGGAAGAGAAGGTTGCGCGACTGAAACGTGAGCTGGCAGCTGCGGAAGCAGAGTTGGCAGCACGTGATGCGATTGAGCCGATGCCTACTGCTAGCGAGATTGAGTCGGGGGCGCTGGTGGTGATTTCATCGGATCAGTCAGAGGGTTCTGGGTTTATCGCGGAAATGCGTGGGCGCACTTTCCTCATTACAAATATTCATGTGTTAGGCGCGGCGCGAGGTGCATTGATTCGAACATTGGACGGTGAGGTGATAACATTGCCGTCATATGGTTTCATTAGCCAGAAGCGTGACATTGCGCTCGTTCCGATCGAGTGGGAAGGACCGACGCTGCCGCTCTCACAGTCCTTGAGTTTTGACGAAGTTGGCATTGGGCAAGCAGTTACGGTGGTTGGCAACTCAGACGGCGCGGGGGTGGGCTCGCGTTTGACGGGGGAAGTCACTGGTGTTGGCCCCGATGAGCTCCAAGTGTCCGCTAAGTTTGTTCCTGGGAATAGCGGCAGTCCCATTATGCATGATGAGTTGGGCAAGGTCGTCGCGATTGCATCACGCCTGAAGGATTTTAGCGTGAAGTCAAAGTGGACTGAAGATTCCGAGCAGGCTGATATTCGTCGATTTGGTTATCGGCTAGATGGCGAAATTGAGTGGGGGCAGATCGCGTTGAATGATTTATATCAGCAGTCTGAATTGTATCATCGCTATGAAGATCGCACCAAAGTGATGTGGCATATCAGCTATATGTTACAGTATGAGGATAAGCTGATGACTGGTTACGGGAGTCATGATTCGTTGGGCTATTTATTTAAAAATTTTGACCGAGATTTTCAGTGGCAACGAGGCACGAACTCTTCGCACAATCAGCGCATGCTAAAGCGTTTCGTGACTAGCCTGCTGATGGAGCTTCAAAGTGACCGCCAAAGCACTGCGGACGCATTGCAGGTCGATTTCTACAGGCGCCGTTACTACTCGATTGACGATGTGCGTGATGAAGCCATCCGTGCGTTGACGCGTTTTCAAGATTCACGCCTAGCATTATAG